One window of Acipenser ruthenus chromosome 45, fAciRut3.2 maternal haplotype, whole genome shotgun sequence genomic DNA carries:
- the LOC117962259 gene encoding E3 ubiquitin-protein ligase NRDP1 — MGYDVTRFQGEVDEDLLCPICSGVLEEPVQAPHCEHAFCNACITQWFSQQQICPVDRTVVTLAHLRPVPRIMRNMLSKLQITCENSVFGCKAVLRLDQLQSHLKDCEHNPKRPVLCEEGCGLEMPKDELLNHNCIKHLRTVVQQQSTKIGELERTAAEHKHQLAEQKRDIQLLKAYMRAIRSANPNLQNLEETIEYNEILEWVNSLQPARVTRWGGMISTPDAVLQAVIKRSLIDSGCPMSIVNDLIENAHERNWPHGLATLETRQMNRRYYENYVAKRIPGKQAVVVMACENQHMGEDMILEPGLVMIFAHGVEEIL, encoded by the exons ATGGGCTACGATGTCACTCGCTTCCAGGGGGAAGTGGACGAGGACCTCTTGTGCCCGATCTGCAGTGGGGTCCTGGAGGAGCCGGTCCAG gcTCCTCACTGTGAACATGCTTTCTGCAACGCCTGCATCACGCAGTGGTTCTCGCAGCAGCAGATCTGCCCCGTGGACCGCACCGTGGTCACGCTCGCCCACCTGCGCCCCGTCCCCAGGATCATGCGCAACATGCTGTCCAAGCTGCAGATAACCTGCGAGAACTCAGTGTTCGGCTGCAAGGCTGTGCTGCGGCTCGACCAGCTGCAGTCGCACCTCAAGGACTGCGAGCACAACCCCAAGAGACCGGTCCTGTGCGAGGAGGGCTGCGG GCTGGAGATGCCCAAAGACGAGTTACTGAACCACAACTGCATCAAGCACCTCCGGACCGTGGTGCAGCAGCAGTCCACCAAGATAGGGGAGCTGGAGAGGACCGCCGCGGAGCACAAACACCAGCTAGCAGAGCAG aaaCGGGATATTCAGTTGTTAAAAGCGTACATGAGGGCGATCCGCAGCGCCAACCCCAACCTCCAGAACCTCGAGGAGACCATCGAGTACAACGAGATTCTAGA GTGGGTGAACTCCCTGCAGCCGGCTCGCGTGACGCGCTGGGGAGGGATGATCTCCACGCCGGACGCGGTCCTCCAGGCCGTGATCAAGCGCTCGCTCATCGACAGCGGCTGCCCCATGTCCATCGTGAACGACCTCATCGAGAACGCGCACGAGCGCAACTGGCCGCACGGCCTGGCCACGCTGGAGACACGGCAGATGAACAGACGCTACTACGAGAACTACGTGGCCAAGCGCATCCCCGGCAAGCAGGCGGTGGTGGTGATGGCCTGCGAGAACCAGCACATGGGCGAGGACATGATCCTGGAGCCCGGCCTGGTCATGATATTCGCACACGGGGTCGAGGAGATCTTGTAG
- the LOC117400972 gene encoding SOSS complex subunit B1-A isoform X2, producing MTTETHLKDIKPGLKNLNVLFIVLETGRVTKTKDGHEVRTCRVADKTGSISVSVWDEVGALIQTGDIIRLTKGYAAVFKGCLTLYTGRGGELQKIGEFCMVYSEVPNFSEPNPEYISQTNQTVSSDQSGSSNQNNGSASVNAAETSNENGVTAPAPGCSTNPQQGGRNSGRGATNHQTAAASGAGPAVSNGKETRRTSKR from the exons ATGACCACGGAAACGCACCTGAAGGACATCAAACCGGGGCTGAAGAATCTAAACGTGTTATTCATCGTTCTGGAGACAG gTCGCGTCACTAAAACCAAGGACGGCCACGAGGTGCGGACGTGCAGAGTGGCCGACAAGACGGGCAGCATCAGCGTGTCTGTGTGGGACGAGGTGGGGGCTCTGATACAGACTGGAGACATCATCCGGCTCACCAAGGG gtacGCCGCTGTGTTTAAAGGATGCCTGACTCTGTACACTGGGAGAGGGGGAGAGCTGCAGAAGATTGGAGA GTTTTGCATGGTGTATTCAGAAGTGCCGAATTTCAGTGAACCCAACCCGGAGTACATCTCCCAGACAAACCAGACG GTGTCGAGTGACCAGAGTGGATCATCTAATCAGAACAATGGATCTGCGAGCGTGAATGCAG CCGAGACCTCCAATGAGAACGGAGTCACCGCCCCAGCACCAGGATGCTCCACCAATCCGCAGCAAGGAGGCAGGAACAGTGGGCGAGGGGCGACCAATCACCAGACAGCAGCTGCCTCGGGGGCGGGTCCGGCGGTCAGTAACGGGAAGGAGACCCGACGCACTTCTAAAAGATGA
- the LOC117400972 gene encoding SOSS complex subunit B1 isoform X1: MTTETHLKDIKPGLKNLNVLFIVLETGRVTKTKDGHEVRTCRVADKTGSISVSVWDEVGALIQTGDIIRLTKGYAAVFKGCLTLYTGRGGELQKIGEFCMVYSEVPNFSEPNPEYISQTNQTVSSDQSGSSNQNNGSASVNAAAETSNENGVTAPAPGCSTNPQQGGRNSGRGATNHQTAAASGAGPAVSNGKETRRTSKR, encoded by the exons ATGACCACGGAAACGCACCTGAAGGACATCAAACCGGGGCTGAAGAATCTAAACGTGTTATTCATCGTTCTGGAGACAG gTCGCGTCACTAAAACCAAGGACGGCCACGAGGTGCGGACGTGCAGAGTGGCCGACAAGACGGGCAGCATCAGCGTGTCTGTGTGGGACGAGGTGGGGGCTCTGATACAGACTGGAGACATCATCCGGCTCACCAAGGG gtacGCCGCTGTGTTTAAAGGATGCCTGACTCTGTACACTGGGAGAGGGGGAGAGCTGCAGAAGATTGGAGA GTTTTGCATGGTGTATTCAGAAGTGCCGAATTTCAGTGAACCCAACCCGGAGTACATCTCCCAGACAAACCAGACG GTGTCGAGTGACCAGAGTGGATCATCTAATCAGAACAATGGATCTGCGAGCGTGAATGCAG CAGCCGAGACCTCCAATGAGAACGGAGTCACCGCCCCAGCACCAGGATGCTCCACCAATCCGCAGCAAGGAGGCAGGAACAGTGGGCGAGGGGCGACCAATCACCAGACAGCAGCTGCCTCGGGGGCGGGTCCGGCGGTCAGTAACGGGAAGGAGACCCGACGCACTTCTAAAAGATGA
- the LOC117400972 gene encoding SOSS complex subunit B1 isoform X3 translates to MLFIVLETGRVTKTKDGHEVRTCRVADKTGSISVSVWDEVGALIQTGDIIRLTKGYAAVFKGCLTLYTGRGGELQKIGEFCMVYSEVPNFSEPNPEYISQTNQTVSSDQSGSSNQNNGSASVNAAAETSNENGVTAPAPGCSTNPQQGGRNSGRGATNHQTAAASGAGPAVSNGKETRRTSKR, encoded by the exons ATGTTATTCATCGTTCTGGAGACAG gTCGCGTCACTAAAACCAAGGACGGCCACGAGGTGCGGACGTGCAGAGTGGCCGACAAGACGGGCAGCATCAGCGTGTCTGTGTGGGACGAGGTGGGGGCTCTGATACAGACTGGAGACATCATCCGGCTCACCAAGGG gtacGCCGCTGTGTTTAAAGGATGCCTGACTCTGTACACTGGGAGAGGGGGAGAGCTGCAGAAGATTGGAGA GTTTTGCATGGTGTATTCAGAAGTGCCGAATTTCAGTGAACCCAACCCGGAGTACATCTCCCAGACAAACCAGACG GTGTCGAGTGACCAGAGTGGATCATCTAATCAGAACAATGGATCTGCGAGCGTGAATGCAG CAGCCGAGACCTCCAATGAGAACGGAGTCACCGCCCCAGCACCAGGATGCTCCACCAATCCGCAGCAAGGAGGCAGGAACAGTGGGCGAGGGGCGACCAATCACCAGACAGCAGCTGCCTCGGGGGCGGGTCCGGCGGTCAGTAACGGGAAGGAGACCCGACGCACTTCTAAAAGATGA